The following proteins come from a genomic window of Achromobacter sp. AONIH1:
- a CDS encoding NAD(P)/FAD-dependent oxidoreductase — translation MSADIDCVVIGAGVVGLAIARALALRGREVLVAEATEAIGTGTSSRNSEVIHAGIYYPAGSLKARLCVRGKHLLYAYCAERGVPHKRLGKLIVATDTAQAAQLEDIARRARANGVDDLQYISGEEAMRLEPALRCTAALLSPSTGIVDSHALMLSYQGDAENAGAQCVFHTPLESGRVRPEGGFELRFGGADAMRLSCNILINAAGLRAPALARRIDGVPAASIPASYLCKGSYFTLSGRAPFSRLIYPVPQHAGLGVHLTLDLGGQAKFGPDTEWVDSEDYTLDPARADVFYEAVRSYWPALPDHALAPGYTGIRPKISGPREPAADFMIAGPADHGVPGLVNLFGIESPGLTSSLALADETLARLAAA, via the coding sequence ATGAGCGCCGACATCGACTGCGTCGTGATCGGCGCGGGCGTGGTCGGCCTGGCGATCGCGCGGGCCCTGGCGCTGCGCGGACGCGAGGTGCTGGTGGCAGAAGCCACCGAGGCCATCGGCACCGGCACCAGCTCGCGCAACTCCGAAGTCATACACGCCGGCATCTATTACCCGGCCGGCAGCCTGAAAGCCCGGCTGTGCGTGCGCGGCAAGCATCTGCTCTACGCCTATTGCGCCGAGCGCGGCGTGCCGCACAAGCGCCTGGGCAAGCTGATCGTGGCCACCGACACGGCCCAGGCGGCCCAGCTGGAGGACATCGCCCGACGCGCGCGCGCCAACGGCGTGGACGACCTGCAATACATTTCCGGCGAAGAGGCCATGCGGCTGGAACCGGCGCTGCGCTGCACCGCCGCGCTGCTGTCGCCATCCACCGGCATCGTCGACAGCCATGCCCTGATGCTGTCCTACCAGGGCGACGCCGAGAACGCCGGCGCGCAGTGCGTGTTCCACACGCCGCTGGAATCCGGGCGCGTGCGGCCCGAGGGCGGCTTCGAGCTGCGATTCGGCGGCGCCGACGCGATGCGCCTGAGCTGCAACATCCTGATCAACGCGGCCGGCCTGCGGGCGCCGGCGCTGGCGCGCCGCATCGACGGCGTGCCGGCCGCCAGCATCCCCGCCAGCTACCTGTGCAAGGGCAGCTATTTCACGCTATCCGGCCGCGCGCCGTTCTCGCGGCTGATCTACCCCGTTCCGCAGCACGCCGGCCTGGGCGTGCACCTGACGCTGGACCTGGGCGGTCAGGCCAAGTTCGGTCCCGACACCGAGTGGGTCGACAGCGAGGACTACACCCTGGACCCGGCCCGCGCCGACGTGTTCTACGAGGCGGTGCGCAGCTACTGGCCCGCCCTGCCCGACCACGCGCTGGCGCCCGGCTACACTGGCATCCGCCCGAAGATCTCCGGCCCGCGCGAGCCGGCCGCCGATTTCATGATCGCCGGCCCCGCCGACCACGGCGTGCCCGGCCTGGTCAATCTATTCGGCATAGAATCCCCCGGCCTGACGTCCAGCCTGGCCCTGGCCGACGAAACCCTGGCGCGCCTGGCCGCCGCCTGA